One part of the Herbiconiux aconitum genome encodes these proteins:
- a CDS encoding VOC family protein encodes MSLFITCPVESVERATTFYTALGWTLNAGMSDHNVSCFAIAPEQYVMLGSREMYASVGATEEMVGGPDTPSKVTVSFDLGSREAVDELVERAGAAGGRIGDIDDYPFMYQRQFDDPDGYHYSPFWMKADADPTA; translated from the coding sequence ATGAGCCTCTTCATCACCTGCCCGGTCGAGAGCGTCGAACGCGCGACCACCTTCTACACGGCCCTCGGCTGGACCCTCAACGCCGGGATGTCCGATCACAACGTGTCGTGCTTCGCGATCGCGCCCGAGCAGTACGTCATGCTCGGCAGCCGCGAGATGTACGCGAGCGTCGGCGCCACCGAGGAGATGGTCGGCGGGCCGGACACCCCCTCGAAAGTCACGGTCTCGTTCGACCTCGGCAGCCGCGAGGCGGTCGACGAGCTCGTCGAGCGCGCTGGTGCCGCCGGCGGGCGGATCGGTGACATTGACGACTACCCCTTCATGTACCAGCGCCAGTTCGACGACCCCGACGGCTACCACTACTCCCCCTTCTGGATGAAGGCGGACGCCGACCCGACCGCGTGA
- a CDS encoding hemerythrin domain-containing protein, whose product MTERDTTRLIAWSTELRAVHQRIRDALRVTLEAVREPGSAEQAGRDLLIYCHGFCAALDGHHRGEDRALFPAIEKAHPHLAPVLRALERDHSMIGHLLGGLRDAVDRGASTAELERHLEGVAAIMENHFRYEERQLLTVLEGLELHDAVRDVLGPL is encoded by the coding sequence GTGACTGAGCGCGACACGACCAGGCTCATCGCCTGGAGCACCGAACTTCGCGCCGTGCACCAGCGCATCCGCGACGCCCTGCGCGTCACCCTCGAGGCCGTGCGCGAGCCTGGGTCTGCGGAGCAGGCAGGGCGTGACCTGCTGATCTACTGCCACGGGTTCTGCGCCGCGCTCGACGGTCATCATCGGGGCGAAGACCGCGCCCTGTTTCCCGCGATCGAGAAGGCGCATCCGCACCTGGCACCTGTGCTGCGCGCCCTCGAGCGGGACCACTCGATGATCGGCCACCTGCTCGGCGGCCTCAGAGACGCGGTCGACCGTGGCGCATCCACGGCGGAACTCGAACGTCACCTGGAGGGCGTGGCCGCGATCATGGAGAACCACTTCCGGTACGAGGAGCGGCAACTGCTCACCGTCCTGGAAGGCCTCGAGCTGCACGACGCAGTCCGCGACGTGCTGGGACCACTGTGA
- a CDS encoding winged helix-turn-helix transcriptional regulator: MSDLAAALEIVGARWALLIVEQLLDGPQRYGDLQRELGMGTNMLATRLRELEVAGVLHRLPLRHNTRAYALTERGLALRASIDALGRWAAEEA, encoded by the coding sequence GTGAGTGATCTGGCCGCGGCTCTCGAGATCGTCGGAGCACGATGGGCACTCCTCATCGTGGAGCAGCTGCTCGACGGGCCGCAGCGTTACGGCGATCTGCAACGTGAGCTCGGAATGGGCACGAACATGCTCGCTACCCGCTTGCGCGAGCTCGAAGTGGCTGGCGTGCTGCACCGCCTGCCCCTCCGGCACAACACCCGGGCCTACGCGCTGACCGAGCGCGGGCTCGCCTTGCGCGCGAGTATCGACGCACTCGGGCGGTGGGCGGCCGAAGAAGCGTAG
- a CDS encoding MBL fold metallo-hydrolase: protein MSSELHYEVTTERREGVTRDLPEGHDDLRWVANSSTLIWGERDAVLVDTFTTIEQNERLIEWIRAHDRKLTAVYLTHGHGDHAFGIGMLRAAFPDARILATEGTIAALRIQTEPAYLTGFWEKLFPGQIPPVEFPDALDSDRFDVEGHELRVIETGHTDAEGSTSLWVPDLGLIVGGDVVYNATYAYLAETTPETRQNWITALTRLKELHPRFVVSGHKQPQNGDSPADIDATIQYLRDVDEIAGTSADALDFYRQLLVKQPGRTNVGSAWAGAKLIKGAPVAGQSA from the coding sequence ATGTCGAGCGAACTGCACTACGAAGTCACGACTGAGCGCCGTGAAGGCGTCACCCGAGATCTGCCGGAAGGCCACGACGACCTGCGCTGGGTGGCGAACTCCTCCACGCTGATCTGGGGCGAGCGCGACGCCGTCCTGGTCGATACGTTCACCACCATTGAGCAGAACGAACGCCTGATCGAGTGGATCCGCGCACACGACCGAAAGCTCACGGCGGTGTACCTCACGCACGGTCACGGCGACCATGCGTTCGGCATCGGAATGCTGCGCGCAGCGTTCCCGGATGCCCGTATCCTCGCGACGGAGGGAACGATCGCCGCGTTGCGCATCCAGACCGAGCCGGCGTACCTCACCGGCTTCTGGGAAAAGCTGTTCCCGGGCCAGATCCCTCCGGTCGAGTTCCCGGATGCCCTCGACAGCGATCGCTTCGACGTCGAAGGCCACGAGCTGCGCGTGATCGAGACGGGCCACACCGACGCGGAAGGAAGCACCTCCCTGTGGGTGCCCGACCTCGGCTTGATCGTCGGCGGTGACGTGGTCTACAACGCCACGTACGCGTACCTCGCCGAGACGACCCCGGAGACTCGACAGAACTGGATCACCGCGTTGACGCGACTGAAGGAGCTTCACCCGCGCTTCGTGGTCAGCGGACACAAGCAGCCGCAGAACGGCGACTCCCCCGCCGACATCGACGCGACCATCCAGTATCTTCGCGACGTGGACGAGATAGCAGGAACATCGGCAGACGCCCTCGACTTCTATCGGCAGCTGCTCGTCAAGCAGCCGGGGCGAACGAACGTCGGCTCCGCCTGGGCTGGGGCGAAACTCATCAAAGGGGCGCCGGTCGCCGGGCAGAGCGCATGA
- a CDS encoding cupin domain-containing protein encodes MTHMFGTDIAAELEKVTAHWTPRVVGRVNDQYIKVAKLLGEFVWHAHDNDDEMFLVVAGHLRIQIEGADDIHLEPGQFSVVPRGVRHNPVAENEVHIVLIETVTTAHTGDVTVARSVPIDQQVGDFS; translated from the coding sequence ATGACGCACATGTTCGGAACCGACATTGCCGCGGAGCTCGAGAAGGTGACGGCGCACTGGACGCCTCGGGTGGTGGGGCGCGTGAACGATCAGTACATCAAAGTCGCGAAACTGCTCGGCGAATTCGTGTGGCACGCGCATGACAACGACGACGAGATGTTTCTGGTCGTGGCAGGGCACCTCCGCATCCAGATCGAGGGCGCCGACGACATCCACCTCGAACCGGGCCAGTTCTCCGTGGTGCCGCGCGGCGTGCGCCACAACCCCGTCGCCGAGAACGAAGTGCACATCGTGCTGATCGAAACGGTCACCACTGCGCACACCGGCGACGTCACGGTTGCCCGGTCGGTGCCCATCGACCAGCAGGTGGGCGACTTCAGCTGA